TTCAGGATGATGGAATCCTTTATGCAAGCATTTGACCATGACTGTAGGAGGAACTCCAGCAAACCCCTTTTCATCACTGTTATGATATGAGCGGGGTCCTTTCTTAGGATGATCCAAAATGTAAGCTGCAACTTCTCTCAACGCACCTTGCCCTACTCGTGTACCTTTCTTTAACCCCCCTTCACCATCCACAGAGAGAGGTAGGCCTCGAGGATTATTGATTGCCATCGGCTCCTCATCAATAGGCTTGAAAACAGAAACATACTTCAAGCCGAGTGAATCTTGCATGAGATAAGCCCCTCCAGATCCCTCTGATGATTGAATTGGTTTACCACCTTTTTCTAACCCCTCTGAAGTAATCTTAATTAGCTCCTGGATCACTTGTGGAATTTTGATCTTGGGATTCACAACAATTGGTTCCAAAAGAAATTCTCTAGTCAATTCATTCCTCTTCAGGGCCCTATTTGTTACTGACACTGACCCTAACTGGCCTGCACTAAAACTTGGCACAGTGTATGCCTCAATTGATAACTCAAAATCCTTCCCAACTGGTTTAGTCGTAACTTTGGCATCTGATGTCCTAACCAAAAAGTGAATTACTGCATCGTTGTCCTTACAGATGTCCTCTATAAGTCTCTGGTCTTCAAGCGCCTCACCCTCCCACACCAATTCTTGATCTGCAAGATCCAACAACCCTTGCCCTTTCCTCGCAATCTGCTGCTTTACATAACCCACATTCCTTTTCTTCCCGACATAAAACCCAAACTCCTTTCCACATTCAGTCCTAACAGTAATAGCTTGAAGATCAGAAAGCCTAAGCACCAGGTGCAACACATTCCCATCCGAAACACCATAATCACGGACGCACAATTTGTCACGAGCCAATTCCTTCCCTTCAAAAACCAGCTTCTGTTTCCTCACAAAAAATCCTTTAAACGTTTGAATTCTCAGCTTCATCGAAGCTATCGAATCCGTCTCCATAATATGCATCGGAACCACGGATCCACCAACAGTCAGGTAAATCAAAATCGAGTCCCGCAAATGATGACTAAAACAGCTGGTAAAATCACCAAAAGCTTCTTCGTGCATCGGACGAAGCGCCAAACAAGCCATCCTCAATTTCTCAGGTTCAATACCTTGCTGTCTCAAAAATAAACAAGCTATGAATCTGACAACCAAATGCTCCCATCATAAAAGGGAATCAGAATCACCAAATGGCAACCctaaacttttttttctctttacaTCTCTATTTCAACTTCAAATTGCTTTTACTGTTACTGCAATAGCATCCCTATGCCTAAGCAGTAAACAAGAAATCAAAGCCTAATCTAATGCTACATGTATTGAAATTTCTCTCCAGCAATCAGAGCTCAGAGCCAGTTACCCTACAGAAAGCaagaaaaaaattcttcaagcaGAGAAGATTGAATTCAATCAAACAAACTACATGAAATTTACATACAAAAAAGCAGAAAATCAGTAAAGGCAAAGAGAAATGAGATAGTTTACATGAAATTTCTTCAAATCAATCAAACTACACTAACAATAACGATCGATCAGAATCAGAGTGAACGAGAAGCTTAcagagaatgaagaagaagaagaagaagctcagGTAGGATGACGGTGAAAGGAGAAAGTGGAGAATCTAAGCGCCATTGTTGTGCGAATCGATTTTCCGAGAATCGGGCATTTTCTCAGGTTGCCGATTTTCCGGGAAAATAGACTTGACTCAGTGAGTCAGTAGTACCGCGTGAAGGTacagaagaaaaaagagaaaagagaaaagagacAAGTGTTTTGAAGTGGGAGTGAGAAAGTGAGGTGGTATTTATAGGCGTAGACTCCATGGCTTGTAAAACAAGTTCAATTTATGTATTAAAAACACGTTACTAGTTaccatttttgttttcttttcttgttaAGCACTTGAAGCCAAGGAGATTCATCATTATTATTCAATAACTATTAGTATTCATTTTGATTAACCTCTCCACCAcgtaatacattaattaattactttcttctaaagttaaaaaaaaaaaaaaaagcttttatAGTTTTGAATTTATTGGTATATAAACTGTATTGTGTTTAGTGAAATAGGGATGAATGCATGAACATAGTTTATGCGAACTTTGTGCTCtgttttttctaatttttagcTAAGTGAAGAGAATGAGCAAGGTAAATGCattgtatgtatgtatgtatatatatatatatggcatGTGTTATTTGAGATCAATTTCATGAAGCTCATTCACTTCATGTTTCATTTCTTTtcataggtaaatgttagtagTTAGTAATATTTGCAGTATTAGTAATTTGTTCGAATTTTGACCATTCACCCTTCATTTTACTCAATGTTTATGTTTTctagctcttatcacttgagctaatcCTCGAAGACATGTTTCATATTAATTACTCCTCCACTTTTATTACGTGATATACAATTTTAACCTCCgatatcaaaaataaaaataactatAAACGTATTAAACTCAATCGTGAACCGAGCATGTGATCGGTCCAGTTTTTATGTTGGATTGGACATATAGTCAAACCAATCAAACTCGATATGAATCAGTCAAACTTGAAATCAATATCGAGAAAAAATTGATGGTCCAATCGGGTTGGGTTTGTGTGAAATTAAAATATCCACTACTGAGCAATTTAATAAAAAGCGGAGCCAAGAGGAATTGAGCTTGAGCATTTTATAAAtgttataattaatattaattcagTTGAATCACTCATTGACCTATTACCTTGACCAAGTTGATGACCAGTTCAAGTTTTATAACACTTCTATAAAAAGAGACGTGATATGAATAAATATCATAACATTAACGCAATTGAGTGTTTGACGCAACTGCAAATTACAGTGATTATTATTAaacttaaatttctttaaaaaagcTTAAAATTAATAAGGCTAAGTTCGACAATGGAAGGAGATTATTTTTTGATAAAATTCTCTTAAGACAAttacgcttattaagaaaatatgtaatAAGGGTAATTAACATACTTCATTCATTCCTTATTAACTATGcataaagaaaagagaagaaacatatattaataa
This is a stretch of genomic DNA from Lotus japonicus ecotype B-129 chromosome 1, LjGifu_v1.2. It encodes these proteins:
- the LOC130743682 gene encoding phosphatidylinositol 4-kinase gamma 3-like, which codes for MACLALRPMHEEAFGDFTSCFSHHLRDSILIYLTVGGSVVPMHIMETDSIASMKLRIQTFKGFFVRKQKLVFEGKELARDKLCVRDYGVSDGNVLHLVLRLSDLQAITVRTECGKEFGFYVGKKRNVGYVKQQIARKGQGLLDLADQELVWEGEALEDQRLIEDICKDNDAVIHFLVRTSDAKVTTKPVGKDFELSIEAYTVPSFSAGQLGSVSVTNRALKRNELTREFLLEPIVVNPKIKIPQVIQELIKITSEGLEKGGKPIQSSEGSGGAYLMQDSLGLKYVSVFKPIDEEPMAINNPRGLPLSVDGEGGLKKGTRVGQGALREVAAYILDHPKKGPRSYHNSDEKGFAGVPPTVMVKCLHKGFHHPEGYNSASDNVKLGSLQMFMKNIGSCEDMGPSVFPVEEVHKISVLDIRLANADRHAGNILVAKDGENGSTVLIPIDHGYCLPESFEDCTFDWLYWPQAKEPYSPDTIEYIKSLDAEEDIKLLKFHGWELPPECARLLRISTMLLKKGAEKGLPPFTIGSIMCRETLKKKSVIEQIIEEAEEGALPGTSEASFLDLVSVIMDSHLEEPFP